DNA from Agarilytica rhodophyticola:
GCCGGTTTTGGCCGTTGCTGCCATAAGTGCTGACACAGATCCTATGTTGATGATGTTGCCTGCAGCATTGAGCGCTAGTTGTGCCTTTATGTTGCCTGTAGCTACAGCTCCTAATGCGATTATATATGGTAGTGGACAAGTTGATATTAAAGTGATGGTTCGCACGGGCATTGTGCTTAATATCATCGGCGCATTAATTATTTCCTTTTTATTATTACTTTTACTTTAGAGTCCGCTTGATGAGGTAGATGTATTCTTTAGGTCTGCAATTTGCGCTATCTCTTTTCTTCCTCGTTATGTGAACTGTCCCTAAAAAGCAAGCTATCAAAAACTAATTTGCGTGTATGTGAACACGCAATGTTAACGTTGAAAAGCCCGTGCTTATTGACCCTGGCGCTAAATAAACTAGCCTCTATGGGGTTTGGTCTGGCCGCCAGCAGTTGCGGCTATTTGAACGACGTTGAGCTTTTCTGGAGGCTATGATCAATCAAGCTTTTGGGTGCTTCAACCAGCTATATGGATATAGATGCCCCGCAGTTAACCCCAATATGGAGTGCTCAAAAGCTACACTACTACGAGAATAAAAAACCATGTTTTGTGGCAATGAGATAGGTTCTAAATTAGTTTGTGAGCAGTTTGCCGCAGTCACTTTTAATCGTATTTACCATCTCTATTTTTATTCTAAACTTTAACCGTAAGCTGAACATACCCTTGTTCAAGAGGTGGTTTACATGCGATATAAATCTTTTCTTCGTTTATATTTATTTATTCTTACTTCCTTTTTATCGATTGCTAGCCAAGCAGCTTCTGTTGATATTTCTATAGCTAATGATTGGGGAAGTGGGTTTCAAGGCAATGTAACAATTGCAAATGACAGTCAAGCTGTGAATGGTTGGGTACTTACCTTCGATGCCGAATTTGATATCACTCAGATATGGAATGCTGAAATTCTTGGCAAGATAGGAAATAGTTATCGTATTGGGCCTGTCAGTTGGAATGCCAATATCGCGACGGGAGGACAAATTAGTTTTGGTTTTATTGGTTCCGGCAGTGTGCAGCAGCCGACGAATATTGCCTTAAATGGTCAAGCTGATAGTACTCCGACGCCAACACCGACGCCGACCCCAACTGCTACCCCAACACCAACTCTTGTCCCTACACCTACGGCGACGCCAAATCCCACGTCTACACCAACGCCGATAACGCGTATTGATATTCCAGGAATTTTACAGGCTGAAGATTACCACCGCTTTGCCGATACAACGGTGGGTAACGAAGGCGGTGAACATCGTTCCGACGATGTCGATATCGAAGCCACTAGCGATGTTAATGGCGGCTACAATGTGGGCTGGACAGCTGCAGGTGAGTGGCTTGAATTCGATGTTAGGGTGGTAAGCTCTGCCGACTACGAGGCTGATATCCGTGTTGCTTCTGTACCTGGCGGTGGCATGTTAACTATAGAATTAGATGGCCAATCCATTGGCAGTGACCTATCTATTGTTGCGACAGGGGGCTGGCAATCTTGGAGCACACAAAAGCTAAACTTGGGTAATATGGCTGCAGGAAATCACCGTCTGCGTGTACAAATTCAAAATGGTGGTTTTAATTTAAATTGGATAGATATCAAAGAAGCGAGCACAGGGGGTAGCCCGACGCCAACCCCAACTGTAACACCCACGCCGACACCTGCGCCTGGCGGTGATTTCGTGGCACAGCACGGCCAACTAAGTATTAGTGGTGGCCAGTTAGTGGATAAAAACAATCAGCCAATTCAACTGCGTGGTATGAGTTCCCATGGTCTTCAGTGGTTTGGTCAATATATGAATCGGGATAGTATTCGTTGGTTACGAGATGATTGGGGCATTACTGTTATTCGTGCCGCAATGTATACTGATCCTGATGCCGATGGCTATATCGCCGATAATTCCCTTAAAAATAAAGTATTTGAAATGGTCGATGCCGCGATTGATTTGGGTATTTATGTGATCGTAGATTGGCATATCCTGCATGATAATGACCCTAACATTTATAAAACAGAAGCGAAGGCATTCTTTGACGAAGTTTCTCGTATGTACGCTAATGTGCCCAATATTATCTATGAAATTGCTAATGAACCTAATCCCAATGGGCCTGCAGGTAATGTGCAGTGGGGCAGCCATATTAAGCCTTATGCCAACGAAGTGGTTCCTGTGATTCGTAACAATGATCCGGACGGTATTGTTATTGTCGGAACTGCGAACTGGAGTCAGTTGGTAGATGATGCAGCAAGAGACCCGTTGAGCTTTTCAAATATTATGTACACCGCGCACTTTTATGCTTGTACACATGGACAATGGCTGCGTGATCGTATTTCCAATGCCTTGGCTCAGGGAGCTGCGGTATTCGTTACCGAGTGGGGAACATCAGAAGCTAGCGGCGGTGGACGTGTCTGTACAGGTGAATCTGATGTTTGGTTGGATTTCTTAAATAGGAACAATATTAGTTGGGCAAATTGGTCGATAACGGATAAAGAAGAAACTTCTGCTGCACTTGCTCCTGGAGCTTCTACCTTCGGTGGTTGGAGTGAGAGCAACCTATCGACTTCTGGACGCTACGTCCGTAGAAAAATTAAGGAATAAATAAACTTTGATCAGTTATTTTTGAATTGATTTTTTAAAAAAATATGGCCTCAGCATAAACGTTTATGCTGGGGCTTTTTTCTGATTAGGGAATATTAAAGTCTATAAATTTTCGATCAAATATTTAACAGCACATCGATGAAGGCCTTTTGCATTTTCTTATCAAATCTGTTTTTGGTCGGTGTGTTTGGTCTTTGCAGTACTTGGTGGTACATAACCTAAATGTGAACCAAAAGGTCATATCTGTACACATAGTGTAAAACTAATACTGAGATGATGACTAAGAAAATAAGTGCTGTTAGTCCACACATGCTCATAAACACACATGCTCATAAATAAGGTGCAAAAAATAGCTGGAAAGATATTTAAACGCGCGCGTCCGGAGAAACCTATTGTTACTAGCACGCAAAATCAACAAACTATTGGGACGGGAGCTGCGCAGGCTAACTACCAGCAAATTACATGTATAACCATGTGCATCAGAGCGAAAAGCCACACCATAAAAGCTGGTTATCCAAAATAGCAGTAGCTATACCTGAACTCTTATTAGGTTTGTTAAGTCTCGGAGGCTAGACGGTTTTTGTTGGGCATCTTAGGGTATTGTAAGCTACGGTAAGATTTACCATTAACTAGTGAGATCAGACATAACATGAATCCACATCTCTTTAATCCTCAGAAGAGAGTGGTCATTATTTTATGGCATACACTAATATCAACTCAGTTGACCTAAAAGATAACCTTATTTTTCTTTTAATGCCGATAGCCCACTAAAAAGTGAAACGCAATAGGGAACAGCGTAGGTAATAGCAAACTTTGTCCAGTCGATGACTGACATGTTAGATAAATATATTTTATCTGCGTAGTTAACCGTACCTAATATTGTGCCGACAACAAGTGCTACCTTGAGTGAGCGCATTTGAATAGCCCGTTTTTTCTGATCGAGTTGATCCTGTTCACTCATCTATTGTGCTCACGCATAACTCGCTGCTTTTGTAAGCCCCAATCTCTTTCTTTGTTACTCTGGCGTTTGTCGTGTTGCTGCTTACCTTTGCCTAAAGCAATTTCGCATTTGACGAGATGGTTTTTCCAATATAGAGCCGTGGCCACAATGGTGTAGCCTTTCTGTTCGTTCGAGGCGATTAGCTTGTCAATTTGTTTACGGCTAAGTAAGAGTTTTCGCGCCCTGGTTGGGTCTGTTACGAAATGTGTGGATGCCTCTGGCAAAGGCTGTATCTGTGTACCAAGCAGCCATGCTTCACCCTTGGTGAAGGTAACATAGCTGTCGGTAAGCTGTCCGCGACTGGCGCGAAGGGCTTTCACTTCCCAACCAGCTAGCGCTAGCCCGGCTTCCATTTTTTCTTCTAAAAAATAGTCGTGGCGCGCTCGGCGGTTTTGGGCAATGGTATTGCCACCAGGTTTTTTCTTTTTAGATGATTTACTCATAGCCGGGCATTATATCGAGCCTTTGCCCGGCTGTCTTTATTAACTTCGTAGCCTCTTTGCTACTCTGTCGCTGTCTGTATTTAAGGCAGTGCTTATGCAACCACACTATGATAGAAGGTTAACAAAATTAGGGCTGGGCAAAATATACGCACATAGGCCGGCCAAATTTTCCAAAACAATGTGTTTTCAATATTGGGATGGCCATTTTTGAGTTCTGCCAATAGATAGTCTCGTCTTAATACCCAACCAGCAAACAAGCACAAAGCAATGCCCAACAAAGGTTGGCTAAATTCCGTTGTTACTTTAATCACTAGGCCAAAAAGGGCCTCAAAATTGAAAATAATAATCGTCGATATTGCAAGAATAATTGTGCCGATAATTGCGGTAGCTTTAGTTCTGGAGGCTTGTGTTTTTTCTACTGCTAAGGAAACTGGCACTTCAAGCATGGAAATAGAAGAGGTAACAGCGGCAATACTCATGAGGGCAAAAAAGGCTAAACTCACAGCCGGACCAATTGCACCCATAGAGCTAAACAAAGAAGGTAATACCTGGAATATTAGATCTGGCCCTGCGATTAAATTACCTTGTTCTGAATAAATTTGCACACCGTTATGTTGCGCTACATAGATCGCAGGGATGATGAGTAAGCCCGCTGTAAAAGCGATACCAATGTCCACTACGGTAACAATAGCCCCTAATCTGGGTAAGCTCTCGTCTTTACTTAAGTAAGAACCATAGACCAACATGGTACCAACCCCCAGAGACAGTGAGAAAAAGGCTTGTCCAAGCGCGCTAATAATGAGTTTGGGGTCGCTGATTTGTCCCAAGTCAGGCAGTAGATATTGTTTTAGTCCCTCTGTAGCGCCTTTTTGTGTCATGACATAGACGATCAGTGCGAGCAACAAAGCGATAAGTATTGGCATCAGTCGACTAGACCATTTTTCAATCCCTCCCTCGACGCCGCCGCCAATAATCGACATTGTCAATACAGCAAAAATACCACCGAAAATAAGATTGCGTGTTTCGCCTTGCGTGGTTAGCCATTCACTGGCACTGCTAAAACCTACTATGGTGGTGGCCGACTCTGTCAAATAAGCAAGCATCCACCCAGCTACGATGGTATAAAAGCTCAGAATAAGACTGGCGACAATCACACCGCAAAAGCCGACACCAACGCCTATTTTTCTTACGCCGTTGTTTTT
Protein-coding regions in this window:
- a CDS encoding cellulase family glycosylhydrolase, which codes for MRYKSFLRLYLFILTSFLSIASQAASVDISIANDWGSGFQGNVTIANDSQAVNGWVLTFDAEFDITQIWNAEILGKIGNSYRIGPVSWNANIATGGQISFGFIGSGSVQQPTNIALNGQADSTPTPTPTPTPTATPTPTLVPTPTATPNPTSTPTPITRIDIPGILQAEDYHRFADTTVGNEGGEHRSDDVDIEATSDVNGGYNVGWTAAGEWLEFDVRVVSSADYEADIRVASVPGGGMLTIELDGQSIGSDLSIVATGGWQSWSTQKLNLGNMAAGNHRLRVQIQNGGFNLNWIDIKEASTGGSPTPTPTVTPTPTPAPGGDFVAQHGQLSISGGQLVDKNNQPIQLRGMSSHGLQWFGQYMNRDSIRWLRDDWGITVIRAAMYTDPDADGYIADNSLKNKVFEMVDAAIDLGIYVIVDWHILHDNDPNIYKTEAKAFFDEVSRMYANVPNIIYEIANEPNPNGPAGNVQWGSHIKPYANEVVPVIRNNDPDGIVIVGTANWSQLVDDAARDPLSFSNIMYTAHFYACTHGQWLRDRISNALAQGAAVFVTEWGTSEASGGGRVCTGESDVWLDFLNRNNISWANWSITDKEETSAALAPGASTFGGWSESNLSTSGRYVRRKIKE
- a CDS encoding sodium-dependent transporter; the encoded protein is MSTPRGQFSSRIGFVMAATGSAVGLGNIWGFPTQTASNGGAAFVLVYLVLAFLLAYPALMAELVIGRHSRSNVVSALGDISKNNGVRKIGVGVGFCGVIVASLILSFYTIVAGWMLAYLTESATTIVGFSSASEWLTTQGETRNLIFGGIFAVLTMSIIGGGVEGGIEKWSSRLMPILIALLLALIVYVMTQKGATEGLKQYLLPDLGQISDPKLIISALGQAFFSLSLGVGTMLVYGSYLSKDESLPRLGAIVTVVDIGIAFTAGLLIIPAIYVAQHNGVQIYSEQGNLIAGPDLIFQVLPSLFSSMGAIGPAVSLAFFALMSIAAVTSSISMLEVPVSLAVEKTQASRTKATAIIGTIILAISTIIIFNFEALFGLVIKVTTEFSQPLLGIALCLFAGWVLRRDYLLAELKNGHPNIENTLFWKIWPAYVRIFCPALILLTFYHSVVA
- the nrtS gene encoding nitrate/nitrite transporter NrtS, which encodes MSEQDQLDQKKRAIQMRSLKVALVVGTILGTVNYADKIYLSNMSVIDWTKFAITYAVPYCVSLFSGLSALKEK
- the smpB gene encoding SsrA-binding protein SmpB, translating into MSKSSKKKKPGGNTIAQNRRARHDYFLEEKMEAGLALAGWEVKALRASRGQLTDSYVTFTKGEAWLLGTQIQPLPEASTHFVTDPTRARKLLLSRKQIDKLIASNEQKGYTIVATALYWKNHLVKCEIALGKGKQQHDKRQSNKERDWGLQKQRVMREHNR